The following are encoded together in the Equus quagga isolate Etosha38 chromosome 1, UCLA_HA_Equagga_1.0, whole genome shotgun sequence genome:
- the ATOSB gene encoding LOW QUALITY PROTEIN: atos homolog protein B (The sequence of the model RefSeq protein was modified relative to this genomic sequence to represent the inferred CDS: deleted 1 base in 1 codon), whose product MRHVQAELSPSSEPEAGPSQPAVRQGALQGGLLMGYSPAGGATSPGVYQVSIFSSPAGASEPHRALKRPAPPTEGPRELKRGPGLGAREGLPPEEPSTRGLLGPEGLGLGLGVASQHFCHHGLCVVEQGGSSTSPWTSGARSPCWHPSNASCNTLHTRDWASPDPGGQVSLGESPGPAPPGQLLTLDTDLHSLAQIGDKSPVAGVGNGGSPWPRESPGTANGHSPEHTPPGPGPPGLCPTKRRLLPAEEALDVSSEDEGPAPRRRRGTLGHPPAANSSDAKATPFWSHLLPGPKEPVLDPTDCSPTGRRLKGACRLKLSSLRSLRKGPGLLSPPSASPVPTPAVSRTLLGNFEESLLQGRFAPSGHIEGFTAEIGASGSYCPRHVTLPVTVTFFNVSEQNAPAPFLGVVDLLPLGRKGYSVPKVGTIQVTLFNPNQTVVKMFLVTFDFSDMPAGHVTFLRHRLFLVPVGEEGNASPTRRLLCYLLHLRFRSSRSGRLSLHGDIRLLFSRRSLELDTGLPYELQAVTEAPHNPRYSPLP is encoded by the exons ATGCGCCACGTGCAGGCGGAGCTGTCTCCATCCTCAGAGCCAGAGGCTGGTCCTTCGCAGCCTGCAGTCAGGCAGGGGGCCCTCCAGGGTGGCTTGCTCATGGGCTACAGCCCAGCAGGGGGGGCAACATCCCCCGGGGTCTACCAGGTATCCATCTTTTCCTCTCCAGCTGGTGCCTCTGAGCCTCATAGGGCCCTGAAACGGCCGGCCCCGCCCACTGAGGGTCCCCGGGAGCTGAAgagaggccctgggctgggggccagagagGGATTACCCCCTGAAGAACCATCTACCAGGGGACTATTGGGCCCAGAGGGACTGGGGCTGGGACTGGGTGTGGCCAGCCAGCATTTCTGCCATCATGGCCTCTGTGTTGTGGAACAGGGAGGTAGCTCCACCTCACCTTGGACTTCAGGGGCCCGGAGTCCCTGCTGGCACCCATCAAATGCTTCCTGCAATACTTTGCACACCAGAGACTGGGCTTCCCCAGATCCAGGGGGACAGGTGTCCCTGGGGGagtccccagggccagcccctccggGCCAGCTGCTCACACTTGACACTGATTTGCACAGTCTTGCACAAATAGGGGATAAGAGCCCAGTGGCTGGGGTGGGCAATGGGGGCAGCCCCTGGCCTAGGGAGTCCCCTGGCACTGCCAATGGGCACAGTCCCGAGCACACACCCCCTGGCCCTGGACCTCCAGGCCTCTGTCCCACCAAGCGAAGGCTGCTTCCTGCTGAAGAAGCCCTGGATGTCAGCTCTGaggatgaggggccagcccctcggaggcgccggggaaccctgggccaccctcCTGCTGCCAACAGTTCTGATGCCAAAGCCACACCCTTCTGGAGCCACCTGCTGCCTGGACCCAAGGAGCCTGTGCTG GACCCAACAGACTGCAGTCCCACGGGGCGGAGGCTGAAAGGTGCCTGTCGCCTGAAGCT GAGCTCCCTTCGAAGCCTCCGGAAGGGGCCAGGCTTGCTGAGC CCCCCCAGTGCCTCCCCTGTTCCTACCCCTGCCGTCAGCCGTACTCTGTTGGGCAACTTTGAG GAATCATTGCTGCAAGGACGCTTTGCACCATCTGGCCACATCGAGGGCTTCACGGCAGAGATTGGAGCTAGTGGATCCTACTGCCCCCGGCATGTCACGCTGCCTGTCACTGTCACCTTCTTTAATGTTTCTGAGCAAAATGCCCCGGCCCCCTTCCTG GGTGTCGTGGATCTGCTCCCCCTGGGGAGGAAGGGTTACAGCGTGCCCAAGGTGGGCACCATCCAAGTG ACCTTATTTAACCCCAACCAGACTGTGGTGAAGATGTTCCTTGTGACCTTTGACTTCTCGGACATGCCTGCTGGCCATGTGACCTTCCTGCGCCATCGCCTCTTTTTGGTGCCTGTGGGTGAGGAGGGAAATGCTAGCCCCACCCGCCGCCTCCTCTGCTACTTGCTGCACCTCAG gttCCGGAGCTCCCGCTCAGGCCGCTTAAGCCTGCATGGAGACATCCGCCTGCTTTTTTCCCGCCGGAGCCTGGAACTGGACACAGGGCTCCCCTACGAACTACAGGCTGTGACCGAGGCCCCTCACAATCCACGTTATTCACCTTTGCCATGA